The genome window gtttaaataagttatattttggcttttggtttggataaaaacgttttaataacattaaaatgtcgggttatataaaggtcacgataacgttttaaaacgttttgtatgaaaacacactacaacaatatttttaaatgtattcaaaaaatgttattgtgtaaactatttttgcaaatatttttgccaaatattgtgtcaatacttaaataacattatgtgacacaatatttggcaaaaatgtttgtttgcaaaaacattatgttaaaatatttgaacccagcaaacacagaaatgttcttaaaatgttttttcaaaaccttttaataacatttaaatgtcgggttatataaagtcatgaaaacgtttttaaatgttattgaaaatattttgggcaaacatttttcgcaaaaaatattttttcaaccccaaaataacattctgtttagaatgttttatatcaagttttcaagaatgtgtttggaatgttattaaaattttttttaatggttatataacccgatatttaaacgttttctgtaaaacatatttgtttgctgagcagtagattatcaaaaaatgttttttaacgctatgaaaatgttttatactcttaatataccctttatataacccgacatttaaacgttttctgacaaccttttataaccttttgcgaatgatgtcgaaaacgttttgtgtttgctgggtttaataTTAAAACAACCtgtcataaatctaaacctgctcATATTATGACAATTGACACAATCGTGTGCAGCATCTTATTAGCCCTATACTAGTTTGATACCACCTTTGCTACCAAagactctaaattgacaaagattgataccagtgtatgaaatttggtgcattttcaaaagttgcaaatcaaaacgatcgCGCAGTCGGAATTGCATAGCGGTCATTTTAGGCTATGTCATGGTTACGCTCTGCAGTTCTGCGTACTCCtattaatttgcaacttttaaaactgcaacaATGGTATCaaattttgtcaatttagagcatttggtagcaaatgtggttTACAATTGAAGCCAACAAGTTTCTGCACACGATCACGTGTCAAACAAATTATCATAACATGCGCAGTTTAAATTTATGACGGGTTACATAAACATAATATGTAAGGACTTCCTTTTTTATTGTGTTTAGTAGCCGTGTTCACACGATGGAAAAAAAAACATTCGGAGGAAACTCAAGAGGATCAATACCTTGTAAGGTTCATTCAGGGGGCTCGCCCGTGTGGACGCATTTAGAGGTTTGATACGCCATGACCTGCCAAGGGAAACTTGGAGATTTAAAACGTACCTTCAAACACAACGTAGGCCTAGATGAAACTTGAAGGTTTGTGACAAAAAGACACGTTTGGGGTTTCCGGGGGTAACGTCATCAACATAATCTACTGTCATATTTGATCAGAACGGTCTTTTGTTGTCTACTGAGATTTCGTGCTATTCGCATTGTTGTTACttaatacatcatcatcatctacattcGTATCGCTTCTCCTAGATAAGAAGTCACTTCGTAGTACACGATAGAGCAAGACTACACTTATACCAAATAGAATAAGGGAGCATAAATTGATCCCACAGCACCATAGCGAAGAGGTTGCATTACAATCGTCATGTAGCATAAGCATCAGAACGGTAAAGCTGCCCAATCGGCAAGTCAGAAACGAGAAAATGTTGATGGCGTTGTTAACTTTAAACAATAGCGATGTTTTTGGTGTTCCGTACATTAACAGCAACATGCGTCCGTGAAGAAATATACTGTTGATTTCAGCAAAACAAGCAAGAATCACGTATCCTATGAAAGAGTGGTGATAGAGAAAGTAACCAATGCCCACACAGGAGAGCTGAAATGGATAAATCAatgtaaaatattattgattaatgCTAATTGATTGATACAAATTCCGTTAGAGACAGCCCATCACCCttgctttcatgccctgcggggccattcTGCATTGGAACTCCATCAATTGCAAGTCTTTACTCACCATGCCCCtgaaaatttacccccccccccgaccaagaaagctggctacacccctgctGTTAGCCACGGTTTAGCCACTTGTCTGAGTACAAAGGATCTTTCGGGAAAGTGAAATTCACATTTTCAAGCGTTAttattattcgctgtcgtagtgcacgttacaatatgacgttcccaggtcaactggatcacgctttctttgttacgaaccactgatcgaaatgatcacaacacaaagcatatggcatatcaaaattcggaacaggtgtatgagcccagacttggaccagtaaccaatggttactaacgtgcactacgacagcgaattgtctCAAACAAGCCAGCCACCAGTTGTATATACCTCCTCCCAACTCTCAGTAGTGATCCACTGGCCTAAAGATCACTTAGCTGATCAGTATGAACTGGACGTACGAACTTATGATGACTCATTGGGAGTCAGAGATACAAATGTATACAACGTCAATGGTCGCACTTACCGAAGGTGAGAGTTTAGAAGGTGTAATTGGGAATATcagtttatgatgatgatgtaatGACGATGCGTtgaacattaggaaacgaatttggagaaaaccttctgttaataaaatactatgctgagccaccagcatGGGTGGTTCACGCttcagtaatttcagatgattgagctcagtaatacatgtcttccaattcatgaaaacaaataaataatcagcttatcggattaaaagcttagagggaaggtcttgctgctcagcaagtgtttgtgattatcagaaggttttctccaaattcattgtCTAATGAAACGTGATCAACAAAGGTATCTTTATAAAAGAAATCAACAACTGGTTCATTGAAGGGCACTTTATCGTCTGACGACACTCTCACAAGGTATGTTGTTCCAATCATTTTACCTACCAAAATATGATGTACCAACACAGGCCACGTGGCATAGAACCCTTGGTATTTCAGTAAATCAACTGAATCGAAGATTAAATAACCTGGCAATGTGGAAGAAAAAAGAACATCAATGTACATAACAAGTATAATAGACTTTTCAAACCGATTCATTTCGATtaaacccgaagcatgaaattTCCCCGACGGATCGCACGCGCAGAAAAAAGTCCACCTTCAGCATCAGTACTGTGCGAAGTTCCAGTGTATAACAGGCATTATAACCACAAACTTTCACACCGTGTACTTTCACACAGTCAATTATGGAtaagagaggtacttttgccaaggatactcaatgCGCAATCAAGCGTGTAGTGGTATGTCTTGTGCAAGAGACTGGTTTGTGGAAGAGGTGAGGTATATTTTGTGGTTCTGTAAAAAAAATCCAACTAACGAAAAATGTCGAACATTTCGAAGTTATCTTTCCATTGTTGTCATACTGTAAAcgttgacataactggaattttagacacaaactaaaggTGCCCTCCaataaaatcccaccagcaaaaaagggcacGTAACCTTATTCTTGTAGGGATTTTTAGAGGGGGGGGGGCTCTCTATCTGTACAGGAAGTTTGCCCCAAGgctcaggtgcgccattaggcgaacgtttacggtattatgaAGTACCAAATAACGATGGTGTTTAGCTAAATACATTTGGCAAACATTTCCTGCGAAGACccatgttgattttggctaagTAAGTTGTTGTTTCACTTAAAAGGCTAccgtaattcatgacatttcttgtccccCAATTTGACCCcaagcttactgaataaataccgcagttttccgaacttttccgatcttgatatgaaatGGTCTATAATCATAGATTTCTTCAACTTTAATTTAACAACATAGCAACGCTACATTCAAGTTACACAAGGTTTAAACAGTAAGGTCAAGTGAAAAATGTTTATTCCGTTACAGGCCGTCGGTCACCCTTCCTTTCATGCCCTGTGGGGTTATTCTATATatctttaatatatatatatatctataaatCTTTACCATGGACGTCGGCGGCCTCAGCCGGGCTTGCGGCCTTTATGTCTTTTTAAGCCATACCGGGCTGGGTGCAGGTAATTTTGATTGGGTTACCTCAGCTCGTCAACATACAGACCGCGAGCCCGAAAGGGCTGAGGCCGCCGACTTAAAGACTTGCAAATTATGGAGTTCCAATACAgaatggccccgcagggcatgaaagcaagttttaaaaaaaacatacataCGCACTTACATCACTACTGAACTTATGAGGTGAACCAAATCATGACAAGCATATACTCATCAGATCTGCAAACGCCAGTCTGGAgcaataatttgatataaaatcgtCATTCAACTCACCCACAAATATGCCTGTAATGACTTCTCCCAGTGTTGTGCATGTTGTCAATCGATCTTCTAAATATTCAGGTGTTGTGTAAAAGCTGTTGGTGAAAGTGAAACAAATAGTTTGAAATATTTCGAGGGTTGGGACGAGAAGGtactacctgcaatagctgccccatagacattttcACAATTCCTGCATTCTCTATTATACAactctaaaatatgacacctggcagctattgcagatagggctttcttgcCTAAACCCTTTGatttgtaaatataattatacagaGTATATAGCATAGCATTTTCGAGATATACgacggacacaataggatggagACTGTACTAGGCATTGCGCGTAGCGAAAATCACTGCGCTTTCTGTTCTTTAATTGCAATCAGCAAacgatataaaaaaattaattgaatattcaatcggaaaATCTAAGAGAGAAAGCCCAAGAAAGTAAATCTACTGTGATGAAATACAAATAAATGTTCATTTCAAACGATTAATAATTTACTTAGCatagtaaaaaaaacccaataaagtAGAGAGGAAGggtaatgttgttgttttttggggtgttttttttcagtgttttttgtggtaaaataatattttgaacttAACTTCTGACCATGCATGTCATAGTCGTGCAATTATTTGATAAGGAATTATGAAAATCTGTTTGCTtgtaatgaaaaaataaataaaacatggaGAAACCACATTTCTAAAATAAGAAAGTACTACCCATTCAGGTATTTGACACAgcaggtgccccccccccctgacaaaaaaaaaaatgaaagaaaaagtgcccctctgacaaaaatgaaagagaaaatcaggagggcaaaggaaaaggaaaagggcaaggagccccttttctagcaaaattcagggccaaaatagtgtaaaatacaacatttgtaacattgtaacaataaagcccttttttagccggataatgggcgaaaatagtgtaaaataccatttttttctcgctacgcgcgcacatcatcccaataaggccctatAAAGACTATAGAAATGAGCAAATGCATATTTCAAATCATAACATTATGTCAAATATATTAAAACAACTTTCATTCAAGACTTCAAATTTTTAATATGGGCTCAATGCATTACAAGGTTTTGTGTAGAAATTGCTCAATGATTATAGCTTCCTATACCAGTATGCATAGGACCTACCATTGCCTTTTATGTCACTCTGTGATATTTATTCCTGAGCAATTCGAATTAAATTCAGatgttattaaaaaatatatCGTAATTAACAgttaatttatttcgaggactgtataATATGGTACCCATCTTTTGGTGGTCAAAATGATTTACTGATGGACATTTTGGGAcaatgggcaaaataatttactgggtaaATGTTGGGTGACAAACGTCACTTGTTGGGTGACAAACGTCGCGTCGGTTTATGGGCTATTTACCAGATAGTTCGTAAAATCCTGggtggggggcactcccatatattgacatacgtcatgtgcccatgaaatgaccccgttatttttggcaaatcctacactgaatgaccccatttgttcagtagcctacactgaatgaccccattttttgaacaattagtcctcaaaattgaaaaagataaatgagttttgtctattttgtactgtaaaattgggtaaaaagccatttttgatataatgatgtgacattttgggcgctcccatacaaaatcaccccatctttgacattgccaacaccgaatgaccccctttttctaaaattttcaacaCTGATagtgatagacccctagtttcgtaccATGGTGGGCACAGGtaggtcactttcatattcgagtgccacCCCAGGCGTAAAATATGACTTGTACTGACCCATGATGGCATTTCTCACATCGTGGTGTAAGTTATGTTTACATTTGTACAAATGTCGCGAGGAGACTGCCCTtatattaggccgtgtaaaattaatattttggttctcgtcccctccctcctcaatttctgggatttgtcagatttttttttttatagatttttcaatgtttttagactttggaatgatttatgaaatcttcatacatataaataagtttattagagaacaagcatcacttccaagtctttttgtggaactctagggggtttatccctcagaatctcacatttgaaaaagaaaaaaagggcctcatcgtttcctcgagcactgttggagaagaccgaaaactactgacaatgctaattttacattgaaaaaaaaaacaaaaacaaaaaaacacctccctccctcatgaattcatgaaaatcctctggacgagaaacaaaacattaattttatacggccttatatactgcaaaaacaagtgttaacagattaacactatttgagtaacactttttaaacatgttaaaccattAATGTATTAACatttatgattttgatttaagcTTCTGATCCAAACACACGAAATAATTCCGAATTTCAGATGGTACTCTGTTTAACACTTtggatgaactttcatgaacatatTAACAttcatgttaaaatattaacaatattgtgttaaaatataaacacaatgttaatatttgaacacattaacggtttaacatgtttaaaaggtATTACTCAATTAGTGTTAATCTATTAACATTCGTTTTTGGAGACTGTTAACGTGTTTAAAATGAACATTCGCATTagtgttaatgtgttaataaaagtgttaatattttattataacacacatttgttaatattttaacacaaatgttaatattttaacataataacaGTTGAacgtgtttaaaaaaatgtaactcaaatagtgttaatccgttaacacttgtttttgcagtataTAACAATTAGCGAAACAACTTACCAGTAGCAGCCCAAACTTGCCATAATAATAGCATGTACGAAAGAACCCACAACGTTGCTCCATTTATATCTCGTCGGGCCTGCATATTTAGCAGGTACGGGGATGAAAGACGACTTGCCCTTCAGTATTTGGCTAAACTTAGTGAATGATAAATAAGAAATCAGAATGGAACACACTCCAGCAGGATTAAACATAGTGGCTAATCGTTCCTACCACACGGGACCACCACATGAAGGCCTATAGAATTATTGTACTGTTGACGAATGCTATATAACTGCATGTACACTGCACagcccaggtggtgtatgacgtgcattccctaaattcagtaaattttcagcgtcaaccgtgtaattgaatgggattattttgaaattttaaaacgcttgaaatatcacaaacaaataggcctatgttgataaataatataaatacaagcttaaaccgttggggttcgataatgaaccccacaaaactaaccgagtatatggaaaatgccatacggccgggcggtttcacgagttgccggctcgatcatgtcatccgccgcctggcacAGCCGGcataaaaatgcgactttgtGAAGCATAAAACCCTATTCAGTGTGAATAGACTCTGCATGGTTCAAAGCGTTGATATTTTCGAACTTGACCCGATTTGTGATATGGCGACCATGGTGATTTACTTTGACATTGAATTCTGACGGTCTGACTCATTAGCCCCGGATCAGCTCGGTCAATCGTTTCAACTTTAAATAGGCCTACCGCGCGGCACacgaagagtttgtttccaaagcAATTAAATCCACTTTGTATAAGCTTTTGTATAGTTCTGAGAAATTCAAGGTTTTGTTTTGCTAGTATTACGTTCACTGTATTTTCAATGTAGACTTATTTCCTTATTTTGGGACGTCGGACCCAAGTGGGTTTTATTTATCCAGTTTGGAAACAAACAGATTCGACCAATTTTCAGAAAACCGAATTTAATTTTAAACACCTCttacttaaaaaaaaataaatattttgtgagAACTGTAATTTTGACTATTTTGCATTCTTTGAAACAACACCAATTTCGTTCGTGtgcaattttaaaacaaataatccTACTGATTTCACGTTTTCTTGATGAATTAGAATATTTCAATCAATGTCTTATCGGAAAAAAAACAtgttgttatagtgtgttttcacataaaacgttttcatgacgtttatataacccaacatttaatgttatttacaaaaccaaaatccaaaatataacccgtttaaaacaattttaaaaggatttgtgtttgctgtggagCCATGCATAACTAATATCACATTTGACAAGTTCTGCGTTCTACACAAGGCTTTTAAAAACAGGAGCGACGCCATGGTTTTCAAATAAGGCCGAAG of Amphiura filiformis chromosome 14, Afil_fr2py, whole genome shotgun sequence contains these proteins:
- the LOC140170216 gene encoding TLC domain-containing protein 2-like, translated to MFNPAGVCSILISYLSFTKFSQILKGKSSFIPVPAKYAGPTRYKWSNVVGSFVHAIIMASLGCYCFYTTPEYLEDRLTTCTTLGEVITGIFVGYLIFDSVDLLKYQGFYATWPVLVHHILLSCVGIGYFLYHHSFIGYVILACFAEINSIFLHGRMLLLMYGTPKTSLLFKVNNAINIFSFLTCRLGSFTVLMLMLHDDCNATSSLWCCGINLCSLILFGISVVLLYRVLRSDFLSRRSDTNVDDDDVLSNNNANSTKSQ